One window of the Buchnera aphidicola (Shivaphis celti) genome contains the following:
- the aroA gene encoding 3-phosphoshikimate 1-carboxyvinyltransferase: MYNKLVLNPISSINGNIYLPGSKSISNRVLLISAISNGTICIKNLLSSDDVNHMLQALKTLGIRYQFTDRTTCIVYGSGNKFNFSPETYLFLGNAGTAVRPLTAILSLQKSNVIITGDKRMKERPIQNLVDSLKQGGGKFRYLKNENYLPIKIKGGFIGGNIVIQGNISSQFLTSILIAAPLAQLNSKIVIQGELVSKPYIDMTLKIMQQFGIKIYHKNYKYFYINGNQKYQSPTEYIIEGDASSATYFLAAAAIKGPQVRVIGIDKNSIQGDIQFVSVLEKMGAKIIYGKNFIQCMKNVLTGIELDANHIPDAAMTIAMLALFANGRTIIKNIYNWRVKETNRLEAMSAELKKIGANVSIGKDFINITPPKKFLHAEIETYNDHRMAMCFSLIALSGQYVTILNPQCVSKTFPNYFSEFQKISTISYIK; this comes from the coding sequence ATGTATAATAAATTAGTTCTAAATCCAATTTCTTCGATCAATGGAAATATATATTTACCAGGATCAAAAAGCATCTCAAATCGAGTATTATTAATATCAGCAATATCAAACGGAACAATATGTATAAAAAACTTATTAAGTAGTGATGATGTTAATCATATGTTACAAGCATTAAAAACACTTGGTATTAGATATCAATTCACTGATCGTACTACTTGTATTGTATATGGATCAGGAAATAAATTTAACTTTTCACCTGAAACATATTTATTTTTAGGAAATGCAGGTACTGCAGTAAGACCATTAACTGCTATTTTATCTTTACAAAAAAGTAATGTTATTATTACCGGTGATAAAAGAATGAAAGAACGACCTATACAAAATTTAGTTGATTCTTTAAAACAGGGAGGAGGTAAATTTAGATATTTAAAAAATGAAAATTATTTACCTATAAAAATTAAAGGAGGTTTTATTGGAGGAAATATTGTGATTCAAGGTAACATATCTAGTCAATTTTTAACTTCTATATTAATAGCAGCGCCACTAGCACAATTAAATTCAAAAATTGTTATTCAAGGAGAACTAGTTTCTAAGCCATATATTGATATGACATTGAAAATTATGCAACAATTTGGAATAAAAATATATCATAAGAATTATAAATATTTTTATATTAATGGAAATCAAAAATATCAATCTCCTACAGAATATATCATTGAAGGAGATGCGTCTTCAGCAACATATTTTCTTGCTGCTGCTGCTATTAAAGGTCCTCAGGTTCGTGTTATAGGGATTGATAAAAATAGCATACAAGGAGATATTCAATTTGTAAGTGTTTTAGAAAAAATGGGCGCAAAAATCATATATGGAAAAAATTTTATACAATGCATGAAAAATGTTTTAACAGGAATAGAATTAGATGCGAATCATATACCAGATGCAGCGATGACTATTGCCATGCTAGCATTATTTGCAAATGGCAGAACAATAATTAAAAATATATATAATTGGCGTGTAAAAGAAACAAATAGATTGGAAGCAATGTCGGCAGAATTAAAAAAAATTGGTGCAAATGTATCAATTGGAAAAGATTTTATAAATATTACTCCACCTAAAAAATTTTTACATGCAGAAATCGAAACTTATAATGATCATAGAATGGCAATGTGTTTTTCTTTAATTGCTTTATCTGGACAGTATGTTACTATTTTAAATCCACAATGTGTATCTAAAACTTTTCCGAATTATTTTTCTGAATTTCAAAAAATCAGTACTATATCATATATAAAATAA
- the serC gene encoding 3-phosphoserine/phosphohydroxythreonine transaminase — protein sequence MKKIIYNFSAGPAMLPKIVLRDIQKNFLNWNNIGSSIIEISHRSQDFYPIIQKSEKYLRELLNISQEYAILFCPGGARGQFSAIPMNIIKKFNCADYINSGYWSYQAMLEGKKYCSVNCINIKQENEIISLLNMKDWELNHRTDYLHYCPNETIEGIAIHEEPIFEDKIIVGDFSSCLLSKKIDVNKYDLIYASAQKNIGPSGITVIIIKKKILNKNHAYLPSILDYKKILENQSMFNTPVTFSWYVISLVLKWMKDLGGISYFEKLNIKKSNLLYKTIDSSSFYINKIHKKNRSNMNITFHLSNSKLDKIFIKQSEQQGLKFLKGHKFLGGLRASIYNAMPITGVKKLIKFMKEFEKNFG from the coding sequence ATGAAAAAAATAATATATAATTTTAGTGCTGGACCTGCAATGTTACCAAAAATAGTTTTACGAGATATTCAAAAAAATTTTTTAAATTGGAACAATATCGGATCATCAATTATTGAAATTAGTCATCGAAGTCAAGATTTTTATCCAATAATACAAAAGTCTGAAAAATATTTAAGAGAATTATTAAATATTTCACAAGAATATGCAATATTATTTTGTCCAGGTGGTGCAAGAGGTCAATTTTCTGCAATTCCTATGAATATTATAAAAAAATTTAATTGTGCGGATTATATTAATAGTGGTTATTGGTCTTATCAGGCTATGCTTGAAGGGAAAAAATATTGTTCTGTTAATTGTATTAATATTAAACAAGAAAATGAAATAATCTCTCTTTTAAATATGAAAGATTGGGAATTAAATCATCGTACAGATTATCTACATTATTGTCCTAATGAAACAATAGAAGGTATTGCAATACATGAAGAACCAATTTTTGAAGATAAAATTATTGTTGGAGATTTCTCTTCTTGTTTACTATCAAAAAAAATTGATGTTAATAAATATGATTTAATTTATGCAAGTGCTCAAAAAAATATTGGACCTTCTGGTATCACTGTTATAATTATTAAAAAAAAAATATTAAATAAAAATCATGCATATTTACCATCAATACTTGATTATAAAAAAATATTAGAAAATCAATCTATGTTTAACACTCCAGTAACATTTTCTTGGTATGTTATTTCATTAGTTTTAAAATGGATGAAAGATTTAGGTGGAATATCTTATTTTGAAAAATTAAATATAAAAAAATCAAATTTATTATATAAAACTATTGATAGTAGTAGTTTTTATATCAATAAAATCCATAAAAAAAATCGATCTAATATGAATATAACATTTCATTTATCTAATTCAAAATTAGATAAAATATTTATAAAACAATCTGAACAACAAGGATTAAAATTTTTAAAAGGACATAAATTTTTAGGAGGTTTGCGTGCATCTATTTATAATGCTATGCCTATAACAGGAGTAAAAAAACTTATTAAATTTATGAAAGAATTTGAAAAAAATTTCGGTTAA